The Hyalangium gracile genome has a window encoding:
- a CDS encoding NADH-quinone oxidoreductase subunit 5 family protein codes for MQLSDFEVGLLATSVPLWPALAFLLLGCTLLVHHAPRERTVAAWVLRALWLSLVCSAGTAITLWARHQDVLELNVGPWFSAGEYTFELSFLIDRLSVTMMVLVSAITLLIGRFSVNYLHREQGFARFFLLLALFATGMLLLVEAGSVDLLFVGWELVGLSSAMLIAFFQERTTPVRSGLRAFTIYRLCDMGLLLGAVLLHHWLGTAEWAEGLGARPWPGPAVAVGEVQATVLGLCLVLAAMGKSAQFPFSSWLPRAMEGPTPSSALFYGALSVHAGVYLLLRAAPLLAGSPVVSMVLVGVGVVTAVHATLAWRVQTDVKSALAYGVLTQVGLIFVEVGLGLYTLALVHLVAHACLRCLQLLRAPSALREVQARRSALQAAQAPSVAVVHRALPEGVVRGLYRLALERFALEVLHESWAMRPLLHVGQWIDKAERYWVGALSGWSSKPEPGSTPKPEVLAAERSSSGESTGAV; via the coding sequence ATGCAGCTCAGTGATTTCGAGGTGGGGCTGCTGGCCACCTCGGTGCCGCTCTGGCCCGCGCTGGCCTTCCTGCTGCTGGGGTGCACCCTGCTGGTGCACCACGCGCCGCGGGAGCGCACGGTGGCGGCCTGGGTGCTGCGGGCGCTGTGGCTGTCGCTGGTGTGCTCGGCGGGGACGGCGATCACCCTGTGGGCGCGGCATCAGGACGTGCTGGAGCTGAACGTGGGGCCGTGGTTCTCCGCCGGGGAGTACACCTTCGAGCTGTCCTTCCTCATCGATCGCCTGTCGGTGACGATGATGGTGCTGGTCAGCGCCATCACGCTGCTCATCGGTCGGTTCTCGGTGAACTACCTGCACCGGGAGCAGGGCTTCGCGCGCTTCTTCCTGCTGCTGGCGCTGTTCGCCACGGGCATGCTGCTGCTGGTGGAGGCGGGGAGCGTGGACCTGCTCTTCGTGGGCTGGGAGCTGGTGGGGCTCTCGTCGGCGATGCTGATCGCCTTCTTCCAGGAGCGGACGACGCCGGTGCGCTCGGGGCTGAGGGCCTTCACGATCTACCGGCTGTGCGACATGGGCCTGCTGCTGGGTGCGGTGCTGCTGCACCACTGGCTGGGGACGGCCGAGTGGGCGGAGGGGCTCGGGGCCAGGCCGTGGCCGGGCCCGGCGGTGGCGGTGGGCGAGGTGCAGGCGACGGTGCTGGGGCTGTGCCTGGTGCTGGCGGCCATGGGCAAGTCCGCGCAGTTCCCCTTCAGCAGCTGGCTGCCGAGGGCGATGGAAGGGCCGACGCCCTCGAGCGCCCTCTTCTATGGCGCGCTCTCGGTGCACGCGGGTGTGTACCTGCTGCTGCGGGCCGCGCCGCTGCTGGCGGGCTCGCCCGTGGTGTCCATGGTGCTGGTGGGCGTGGGGGTGGTGACGGCGGTGCACGCCACGCTCGCCTGGCGCGTGCAGACGGACGTGAAGAGCGCGCTGGCCTACGGCGTGCTCACCCAGGTGGGGTTGATCTTCGTCGAGGTAGGCCTGGGGCTGTACACGCTGGCGCTGGTGCACCTGGTGGCCCATGCCTGCCTGCGCTGCCTGCAGCTGCTGCGGGCGCCGTCGGCGCTGCGCGAGGTTCAGGCCCGCCGGTCCGCTCTCCAGGCGGCGCAGGCCCCGTCCGTGGCGGTGGTCCACCGCGCGCTGCCCGAGGGAGTGGTGCGGGGCCTCTACCGGCTGGCGCTGGAGCGCTTCGCCCTGGAGGTGCTGCACGAGAGCTGGGCGATGCGGCCGCTGCTCCATGTCGGGCAGTGGATCGACAAGGCGGAGCGGTACTGGGTGGGGGCGCTGAGCGGCTGGAGCTCGAAGCCCGAGCCTGGCTCCACCCCGAAGCCCGAGGTGCTGGCGGCGGAGCGTTCATCGAGCGGCGAATCCACAGGAGCGGTGTGA